CTTTTACTTATCAGGATGCGGCACCCAACAAGCGACACAGTCAGCTGTACAGACGTGAGCATTTGCAGAACAGCGATAGCAATGCCAATAGCCAACAGTCGACACCGCAGCCGAATCAGCAATTGCCAACAGAACGCCCACATCCACTGGCCCAAGcccatccacatcctcatccacatcagcatcagcgcagccatagccatagccacAACTTCAGTCAGGAGCCACTCATTAAGGCGGCGCACAACAAAatcaagcagcagcaacaacaacaacagcagcagcaacacgagGAGCTGCACAACGCCGAGAAGCTGGTGGAGTACACGAATCCGCACCAGAAGAACGCGTTCCAGTTCGATTCGCTGACACCAAAGAGAGTTACCAAAGCAGCCGCGTCCTCGCCGGCAACGCCGTCCACATCAGCAGTCCAGGGCAAAGCTAAAGGTAGGCATATATCTTGTAGCTAGCATTAAACATCTTCTAAACGGACGGTCCGGCCTTGTGAACAGAAAACCATAGCATGGCCAGCAGCACTGGGGATGCGGCCAACTCAAATGGAACGGACGAGATTATAAGGCTGCCAGCCAGCGCCGTCAGCCAGGAGCCCACCACGAAATCGTCGCGTGTTAAGCGCGCCACCGTGGTGGGCAATCCGATGTTCTCGGCCACCGTCGATGAGTCTGTCGCCCCCGGAGAGCGTCTTGGCCTGGACGATCTCGACATGGATTACGAGCAGATCATGCACTACTTTGACAACCTAAAGGTGGGTAAACATCCagatattgatattgattgaTATGCATCACTTGTGTTCCGCAGGAGTCAAATGCCTGAGTACAGGAGATCATTGCTAAAATTCGCGAGATATTGTCGACGTTCCATCACCGATATCAAACGGTTGCCACGCCCCTGACCTCGCCCACTCGACAGCAGATGCAGCTGCTCGACGAACTGGTCGCCGGCGTGGCAACGGCCACAGCCATCACCGCAGCCAAGCCAACACCATTGGTCCTGGATGGTGGAGAGGGAGACGAGTCGGCTGATGCATTCGATGCCTACGATGGAGCGTTGGACATCGAGAGCAGGCAGTTCTAGACGTCATCCTGGCACACATCTAAACGCAATTCTAGCAATAACCCCCCCACTCAGTACTCTAAAAGCAAACCTTAAGGCCGTTCCATCAACTCCGAAAAGAATCCATGCTGTGGTCGAGCAAGGCAGCCCGGAAACGGACTTGGTCAGCCGAGCATAGGGGCAAGGCAAAAGGAGATAAGTCGATggataaacatatttattgcTAGGCTAAGTTCATATTTAAAGCATACACCTATAGGCATATGTAAACGTGGAGATATAATCCAAGTGTATCTCGAGGAGCGCGTGCCTGACACAATCGGAATCGACGGGCAAGCATATATAGTATACAACTATCTATATCTctgtaactgtaactgtatctgtatctgtatcagTATCTGCATAAGTACTATGGTGTAGTTAAGGATCAGCCATCTAAAGCATAGCTTAATCCAGacatttttttccattctcttCGCTTCACACACACGCATCCTTAGATAATGTCGCATGTCCCATCTGTCTGGTTCGATTCAacttttctatatatatatttatatatattcagaCGATCTCTGCCCGATCTTGCATATCCTATATCTTACTCTCTGTTGTGTCtgtgcgagtgtgagtgtgagtgcattttgcgtgcgtgtgtgtgtgtgcgtgcgccaGAGAAAgtgagatagagagagagagagagcgagcgagagcgaAAGTGAGGGAGACAGCGACAGAGAGAAGTTAAGAGAAAGAGGAGAGTTTCCAAAATGTGCCGGGCACCGCTCCCAAAAGTCGCTAGAACTTAAAAACTGAATAATATACATGCTATACACacgtatatataaatatatatatatatatatttatgattatATAGCGCGCGCTAAAATTTAAAGCAAATCAAAGGATAATCCAAAATGCTACATTGTGTAAAATGGAAACTTGAACAGAAATCGTCGCTTTATAAGTTGGCAATCGAAGCCCAATACCTAATACCAATCATAAATCGAGAAACCTAGAAAGAAACACACAACAACACACACCACACAGATCACAAATCACAGATCACAAATAATATATAGACGCTTATGAGCTTTATTTGATCGATTGCATTGAAAAGGAAGCAGCTAAAAGCAGAACAGAACCCCAAAAACCGAATCACAAAGAAGTAGCGGGGAAATGTGTAACCAAATATTATATGATATTACCGAGCGATCCAAGCTTTATATAACAAATTTACCATATTTATAGCATACGTGCATATTTattaccattattattattacgattattattattatcttgTCTTAcgattatcattatcattactGTATTTATTACCAACGAGAAAAGGAACAAGTGCAAAATTACTTCAAACTCAAGTCGAGAAGCTTTGAATAGCGAAATTAGCCACGAATCGAGGACACACCTGTAACACGCAAGGATAAATCAAATGCCACGTCCTTTCCCCCAACTTACGCCTCTctatatacagatatatatatatatatatatatatatttgattatATATTCATTTACTTGTGTGTCACAATAGCGCGGAAGGAGATTCTAcgttaatttttgaaattgtaATTGCATCTGTTCGTTTTCCTTATAAAAGTTGTAAGAATTTATCATAGCACCCGAAAGCTACTTCATTCCATTAGCAAATCATATATGTAGCCACTAAATGCGTTTTTGTCTTCTTTCGTTTCTGTGTAAGTCTGTTTAATTTCGTTCGTAAGATCCTGTAGCTATGCATAAGTGTCTCATCCGATTAGTTTATATTTTAGAGGCCATCTAAGTATTATGTTCGTTTCTCTCATTGTTTCATAATCATATGTTGTAAATTGTTccgtccaaaaaaaaaaaaaaaaaaatatgaaatgagaaacaaaaaaacaaaacaaaagctgaaTGAAACgataaacaaaagcaaacgaaactaagcaaatgcaaatgcaaatgccgaagcaaaagcaaagcaaacaattgTAAAACGAAATTAAGCAATCTATAtctcattttttgtaaggCTCCAAACGAGGCCCACAATGAAGCGCACGAATGCATTGTTTGTAAACTAAATTTGTAGTCCTTGTCAGACGCTCGGACATCTAGTGCACTGTATACTGTACATAACGTGTTGAAAGTGCAGTGCGTTTCGCGGCCATAAGGCAGACGACGGGCTGGGAAATAAGATGAAGAGTCTTTGAATTAACTGAAATAGATCTCGACTTGGTCTTATAGCACGCAAACGCACTGTACCGTATTATTATACTTAGTCCTGAGTTGCTCCCTATCGATCTAAGGACTGCAAAGACACACGCCTACATCAAGGACACATCACTGGACACATCCTGTTGATTTCGACCTGTAATATCATTAGCATATAGTACTAGATGCAATTGCCTGTTGTCCCTGACATATCCCCGATCCTAGTCCGCACAAGCCAATCGAAACATACACcaacacaccacacacactctcAGTCGAGCTGCACTGCCATtggtgaaagtgaaaatgagatTTAGGCCTATTGAAGCTTCCAGCATTTACCAGTGCCATAACTTTATAACTTTATATAACTTTACCCGCACGCCCAGCCCAGCCCAGTATGCCGATCAATCCGATCGATTGATCTCGGCTAGCATCGAGCTTAGCACTAGCTTTCTTCCGAGCTTGCTTGTTGGACAGACAGTGAGAACGAACGAAGAGACATCAGCCTCCATCCATTAAAGAACTTAGTCTTAGCCGATCTGGAGTCCAAAATTTCATTGGAAATTCCGCCATGCGGATCGGAACCACCTAGTGAAAATTGTAATGGCGTGAGGCGATTGATGACTATTAGCATTTTTAATCTAGACAAATGCTTGGCTTCAATTCGCGGATCGGCTTAATCCTTCTTGTacttgtatgtatgtgtttaACGATTCCAATGCAAAGACTtttatatatcttttttttttaaactaaatatatatatatacatatatacgtatacACCCATATATTAGATTGTACATTATTGTTTAGCATGTTTCGACTGCAATTTAAGCCGAATTTTAGATCTTCTCTAGTCAGTTCAAAGcgttttttgttcgttttgtCACGCCcatcatacacacacacgcatacacaccaacacaaacacactcatAGTTTTATATAGTCAAGGCAAGCTTTTAACgccccctgccacgccccctgccacgcccccgccccTAAACCTAAGCTGTATGTACTTGTATGTAATATCGAAAcacacaaaagcaacaaaaaaaatcacaaaagaaCATGAAAAGAATGCACttcaaatatgaaaacaattcaaaatgaaactcttgatttttttttcgaaccCATTGAAACTTGGAAATTCATCGATTTATATAGTTAATAATACTACCTATATCGTGCTAAACAAAAAAGGCGCCGGCTAAGTGTAATGCAAactaaaaacataaaaagcaaaacatatgcatatgaaatataatcgaaaaattatacaaatgcTAAGAAAAAGGAGAATCACAAAAGTTGTTTATGCTgctttttgcaaaaaaaaaaataattgaaaatgaaaatgaaaaccgGAAAATTAGGCTATacttaaatatacatacaaattaaatacgtatatgtttaaattgaatataaatgaGTGTGTACGCTTGGCACAAAAAGTAAACCAAAACCATAAACAAtccaaaaagagaaaaaaaaaaacgaaacaaaaaaaaagcaagaaaaataACTAATTACGCTAAGGAGCAGAAGAATCGGAGTAATTCGGAAAACTACTATACGAATCTAATGTTTTGCCATGTAAGTTCTATGAATGTCCCACCTGCCTGATGTCCCCGCTTCAAGAAAATGCCTAGATGCAATCCacacctcccccccccccccaagcTACCCGCTGATTTGCACCGCCCCTCCCAACTACCCAACACCTCGCCAAGGTCGTTGGGGAATTTTTGTGCGATGTAGTGTACTTCTATGTCCATCGATCCGCCGCATAATTGTTAACATTTGTATCGGTTATTAACGTAGTTgttgtgtatgtatgtatgtaagtatgtAAATGTGTGCTTACCCCCAATGCCAGCGCCCACGCCCCGCCCCCGCTCCCCTTCGCCAACCCTGAGAAAATAACGATTACGATTAACGGTAAAGATAGCGATACTCAATTCTTGTTGTTATTGGCAGCGCATGTCTTTTTAAGAGCTAGTGATATATGATTTATCCTCGATTCTTCTCCCAAAAATCAGACGTTTTTTAGCAAGcaaaaccacacacacacacacacaccatatacacacccaaacacacacacactaggACACAAGAGAGTGATCTCCACGAAATGCTTATATtactatatagtatatacaCACCCATATATAAACAGCGTATAAAGAttataaaagtatatatatatatataaatcatacCAATTGTATAACACCACTTTCGAGCAGTGAAATTCCAAAACCCTATCATCATATAGAAGACGATCAAATCCAAATGAGACGTACACTTTTGCTTGCTCCTCAGTTCCATCAATCAGTTCAATGCCGATCCTTCCGATCGTTGAGTCCTTGTTTATCATCCAACACCGAAAACCAAATCGAATCCATCATAACGAGGCGAAACGaaccgaatcgaatcgaaacgaaatgaaattaaatgttgcCATGTATAACACTTTAGtagtttattattataattattattattattattattactacgattattacaatattattaagcGAAGGacacattttgtttaaacGAAGGAAGGCAAACGaagaagcaaacaaaaatattataaatattcaaaaatgaaaactgacaaaattaatttaaataaaataatttattaataaaccacatattataaaatgaaaaaaaaaaaaacaatcctTACTCATAATCGAGACTTTTAAGTTAAAGCACCAAATGCGTcgtaattttataattatggGGCAATATGATATCATATCATGATGAAAGTTGACTGCCTTATACGCTGAAATGCGTTCTTAATGTCCGCCAAAGATTCACTGCAGCCCCATGGCCAATTTGTGCGGGCAACCTTGGTGTTCCGAGTTCCAAATCAAAGTAACGGACGCCCTTGATCCCATTTGGGCTCCTTTTGCCGCCAGCTGATATCCGAGTGCCCATAAgcgatcatcatcatcatctcgCTCGTTATATAATTCGCAATTCGGCGGGGCATGTGGCTCCATTTTGGGGACGAGCCGTGTTCTTGAATTTTACGCAACAGTTGGCGCCGCAGCAGCGTGATCTTGGCTATATAGCCATGTCGATGGCGTCAACCTGCGGAACCCCACGAACCCATCTGCACCAtcgaaccaaaccaaaccaaaccaaaccgatcCGATACGTTCCCATCCCATcagcatcgcatcgcatcgcatcgcagcTTTTGGTTCGCCCACTCCACCGGGAGAGGATCAATAACAGACAATAATGTGCCGTTGTCTAATTGTAAGAACCAACTTCCAATTTCAGAGACATCCGACATGAGCGCATAACCCGTGCCCACAGCTCGGGGAAAACTGGTAGCGCTGCAAGATTTAGTTAATTTCCGAACTATGATGGGCTAGAAATGTTCCAATATGATTTTTACTTATGCTTCATAGTTGGAAGTAactacgtatacgtaattttttTCAGGGCATAGCTAATAAATCGCGTATACGACCCGTTTTACCtgtttttaaacaaaaagtcATATAAATTTGATTGAAATACAGTTTTGAAAATGGTATCTATAATTCTTACTTTTCTTTATGCCATAGATAATATTTagaaaattcgaaaattaGGCCTAATAGTTCTGCCATCTTGCCCCCAGTTGTACGCGTGTGTGGGACTTTCATTTCGCTGATCGGTGCCCAAACCTAGAAGCCAAAGATGCGATGCGAAGCGGGCCCATTCGAGCGTATAAAAGCGCTTTGGAAACGCAGCTACATTTCAGTTGCTTCAAAATTATCGCCCCAACCGCCGGCACCCTCAGCGAATTGCGATCGTTTTCGAATCGTTTTTCGAATCGTTTTCGAGTAGATAtccgtttgttttttttttttttttgcgttccAAAACAGTTTTTTCCTGTGCCGCATTTTCTGAGCTTCAAACATGTCGTTCCTGGGCAACACATCCGATCTGGAGTGCGAAAAGAACGAGTTCCCGAGGCAGCGACCCTCGGGCATCATCACCAAGGTGGCCGCCCACAAGCTCTCCGCGGAGCCCAAGTGGACGGACAAGCGGGAGGATGACTCCGATTCGGAGGTCTCGTCGCCGGATAATTTCCTGACCAAAGGTGGACATGGCCCAACTCATACGCTAATCATAAAAGCCAGGGGATTGCGATTATAATATTATAGCAGTGCAGGGTGATCTATAATCTATCTATATCTCTATATAACACCTCctgttttattatattattatgttcGAGTTATGTTCAGTTAGAATGCTAATTTGTAAGGGTTTAGAAAAGCAAGTAACCAATTGGAAGCTTATAGGATAATTTGgataataatactaatatttaacGTAGCAATCAACAGTCTTTCAACTATCATTACCCATCCCACTAATCTAGTAGTTGAAGAGACTAACCACGTAGCCTAACCAGAACGTAATCGTACTTACAGGCGCCTTCCTATTGACCCCATCCTACGAGTTGTCCATGGAACGGGCGGCCCTCATCTGCGAGAAGATGGCATTCAAGGGATGCTTCAGCTTGACCAAAACCGCTACAGGCATTCTGTTTAAATTCTCACATCCAGATGACTATCAGGCGGTGTTCAAGAAGGGCTTCCACAAGGTTACCGGGGCGCGATTCTACCGCAAGGTGagcccacccacccacacccacatcTCCAGTGATTGGAAGGGCATTATGGGGCACAAGGTATGTGCCACAGCAGTGAGGTTAGAGGTGCAACACCTTCTCGATTCAGCTCGAATGTCCTGAGAGAGTATCTATCATAAGTGTGACTAAATACGTGCCCACAAACATTTCAAATTGTGAtccaaaattttaaattcaatactcAATGCTTTAATGGTTTACAAATTTCTATCCGAAATTGTAGTAAagtacaaaaaataattttaaattcgatAAGTTCAAAACGAAAATGTTACCACTTGCATTCAGTAACTgagcaaattagaaaattatCTATTGAAGATTCGTTGCACCTGAAGTGGGTTTCGTTGCCCCGAGACCCAGAACTTCCCATCACTGCCCATTCCCATGCCACATCCCACATCATCAGATCCGATCCCATCATCATCCGAGCATCTTCGGCCAGACTAACCCAACCGACAagtgaaatatgcaaattttattttacccCATTTTGCAGCAAACATTCTCGCGCAGCGTGAGTATATCCATATAACCACATCGACCGATGACTCTCCTCCACTGAGATTGGAATTGACCCAGCACAGACATAGACATAACACTcagaaaaatataagaaacCCCCCATATATCCATCGATCGACCTATGTAGCTTAGCCTAACcatgcgcatgcgcagcagTCACTCTCCGTTCTCCCTTCGTTCTCCCTTCTGTGACCCACAGATTGCCATACCGTGTCGGCCGAGGAAGACCTTCACCCTGTACGTGCTGGATGTGCCCGAGGATCTGCCCGTGGAGGATATCCGGCATGCCATGTACAAGTTCGATTcggtggtggaggtggtgcGCCTGCACATCTACTCGAGCCTCGCCAGCAATGCCGCCAAtgccacctcctcctccgccgttGCCGCCAGCAGCTCCTCCGGCGGCGGTGATAAGGGCGTCGAAGGTGAGCAGATTCAGCTGCTGCACACGCCAACCCAGACGCTGCGCCGAGCGGCACTCCGAAGTAAAGTACCCTCCAATTGGTAACATgcgaaaatatattgaaattgtGAACCCGCCCTCGTTTCCATGTTCTCTGCAATCTCTAGATGGTAAATCCTGTCGTGAAATGTTCAATAATTCCTCTCCCCTCTCCCCtttgccaacacatttgcaGGCGTCTCCAAGAGCGTGGGTTCTGTGGTGGGCGATGCCATCGAGAAGGCCGAGCGTCCTGAGCGCAGAGAACTGCCTCCAGCCGTTATCCGGGTCACCCTGGCCTCCATGGATGAGTACAACATTCTGTTGCAGAACGGACTCAACTTCTACGATGCCACGTTCTTTCCCACTGAGGCCAACATCTCGCTGAAGGGCGCCAAGATCGATTATAAGCGCAGGTATGCGAACAAAATGTAAAATCTTCAATTTTGGGGACACCAGACCCAACATTGGATTATTGTAACTTGGGTTTAAAGCGTCTTAAAAGCGATTGTTATACCTTTCGTAACTCAGCTCAATGAGTACTCTCACCTAGAATCAAAAAGTGGATGAAAAAATTTTGaccaattttttttgaaaattttgagGTGGTTCGTTCAggaaatttcgaaaaaaatttgaaaaaaattaaaattctaatTTTGAATACAGATGATGAGGGGATGAAGTTACGAGCATTTTAAGATATGCCAACTAAAATTCAGTTTGattttagcgaagttatgGGCTTATACACAGTTGTTTCTAGAGTAATATTTTCCTTTGAGCCATCTTATTCAAGCCCTCTTTTCGTCCCCAGAATGCTCGATGGCTCGATTCCCGGACGGGTGAGGGAACTGCTGCCCGTTTTCGATGCGGCTGGCTTCTGCAAGCTGCCACCGCCCACCAGCAAGCTAATTAAGCCGCCGAGGTCGTAGATTCGATACGATG
The DNA window shown above is from Drosophila melanogaster chromosome X and carries:
- the CG14445 gene encoding uncharacterized protein, isoform D, giving the protein MSFLGNTSDLECEKNEFPRQRPSGIITKVAAHKLSAEPKWTDKREDDSDSEVSSPDNFLTKGAFLLTPSYELSMERAALICEKMAFKGCFSLTKTATGILFKFSHPDDYQAVFKKGFHKVTGARFYRKVSPPTHTHISSDWKGIMGHKIAIPCRPRKTFTLYVLDVPEDLPVEDIRHAMYKFDSVVEVVRLHIYSSLASNAANATSSSAVAASSSSGGGDKGVEGEQIQLLHTPTQTLRRAALRSVSKSVGSVVGDAIEKAERPERRELPPAVIRVTLASMDEYNILLQNGLNFYDATFFPTEANISLKGAKIDYKRRMLDGSIPGRVRELLPVFDAAGFCKLPPPTSKLIKPPRS
- the CG14445 gene encoding uncharacterized protein, isoform C, which translates into the protein MSFLGNTSDLECEKNEFPRQRPSGIITKVAAHKLSAEPKWTDKREDDSDSEVSSPDNFLTKGAFLLTPSYELSMERAALICEKMAFKGCFSLTKTATGILFKFSHPDDYQAVFKKGFHKVTGARFYRKVSPPTHTHISSDWKGIMGHKQTFSRSIAIPCRPRKTFTLYVLDVPEDLPVEDIRHAMYKFDSVVEVVRLHIYSSLASNAANATSSSAVAASSSSGGGDKGVEGEQIQLLHTPTQTLRRAALRSVSKSVGSVVGDAIEKAERPERRELPPAVIRVTLASMDEYNILLQNGLNFYDATFFPTEANISLKGAKIDYKRRMLDGSIPGRVRELLPVFDAAGFCKLPPPTSKLIKPPRS
- the CG14445 gene encoding uncharacterized protein, isoform A, whose amino-acid sequence is MSFLGNTSDLECEKNEFPRQRPSGIITKVAAHKLSAEPKWTDKREDDSDSEVSSPDNFLTKGAFLLTPSYELSMERAALICEKMAFKGCFSLTKTATGILFKFSHPDDYQAVFKKGFHKVTGARFYRKIAIPCRPRKTFTLYVLDVPEDLPVEDIRHAMYKFDSVVEVVRLHIYSSLASNAANATSSSAVAASSSSGGGDKGVEGEQIQLLHTPTQTLRRAALRSVSKSVGSVVGDAIEKAERPERRELPPAVIRVTLASMDEYNILLQNGLNFYDATFFPTEANISLKGAKIDYKRRMLDGSIPGRVRELLPVFDAAGFCKLPPPTSKLIKPPRS
- the CG14445 gene encoding uncharacterized protein, isoform B, whose product is MSFLGNTSDLECEKNEFPRQRPSGIITKVAAHKLSAEPKWTDKREDDSDSEVSSPDNFLTKGAFLLTPSYELSMERAALICEKMAFKGCFSLTKTATGILFKFSHPDDYQAVFKKGFHKVTGARFYRKIAIPCRPRKTFTLYVLDVPEDLPVEDIRHAMYKFDSVVEVVRLHIYSSLASNAANATSSSAVAASSSSGGGDKGVEGVSKSVGSVVGDAIEKAERPERRELPPAVIRVTLASMDEYNILLQNGLNFYDATFFPTEANISLKGAKIDYKRRMLDGSIPGRVRELLPVFDAAGFCKLPPPTSKLIKPPRS